A genomic window from Hyla sarda isolate aHylSar1 chromosome 8, aHylSar1.hap1, whole genome shotgun sequence includes:
- the CXCR4 gene encoding C-X-C chemokine receptor type 4 isoform X1, producing the protein MELFSGSIDLMDDNGTDPNNTEDMDFDLTGPCYAEENNDFIRIFLPTIYSFIFLLGIIGNGLVVLVMGYQKKSRTMTDKYRLHLSVADLLFVFTLPFWSVDAAIGWYFKEFLCKAVHVIYTVNLYSSVLILAFISLDRYLAIVHATNSQGSRKLLAEKIVYAGVWLPAILLTVPDLVFASVTDIDGSYVCDRIYPVDSQKDWKIGFRFLHITVGLVLPGLIILTCYCVIISKLSHSKGHQKRKALKTTVILILAFFACWLPYYICLTIDTFGLLELLKFDCYIDNMLHKWITITEALAFFHCCLNPILYAFLGAKFKTSAQNALTSVSRGSSLKILSKKRAGLSSVSTESESSSFHSS; encoded by the exons ATGGAGCTT TTCTCTGGGTCGATAGATTTGATGGATGACAATGGTACAGATCCAAATAACACCGAAGACATGGATTTTGATCTGACGGGACCATGCTATGCTGAAGAGAACAATGACTTTATACGAATCTTCCTTCCCACCATCTACTCCTTCATCTTCCTTCTTGGAATTATCGGTAATGGActggtggtgctggtcatgggCTATCAGAAGAAGTCCAGGACCATGACTGATAAGTACAGGTTGCATCTTTCTGTGGCTGACCTGCTGTTTGTGTTCACGCTTCCGTTCTGGTCTGTGGATGCCGCCATTGGTTGGTACTTTAAAGAATTCTTATGTAAGGCTGTCCACGTCATTTACACGGTCAACCTCTACAGCAGCGTCTTGATCTTGGCCTTCATCAGCTTGGATCGCTACTTGGCGATTGTCCATGCCACCAACAGCCAAGGATCTAGGAAGCTATTAGCAGAGAAGATTGTCTATGCTGGAGTGTGGCTTCCGGCTATTTTGTTGACTGTGCCCGACCTTGTGTTTGCCAGCGTGACAGACATCGATGGCAGCTATGTGTGTGACCGCATCTACCCAGTGGACAGCCAAAAAGACTGGAAAATTGGGTTCCGTTTCCTCCACATCACAGTGGGACTTGTCTTGCCCGGACTCATCATCTTGACTTGCTATTGCGTCATCATTTCCAAGTTGTCTCATTCAAAGGGCCATCAAAAACGCAAAGCCTTGAAGACCACGGTGATCCTCATCCTGGCGTTCTTCGCATGCTGGCTCCCGTATTATATCTGCCTTACCATTGACACCTTTGGTTTACTTGAACTCTTGAAGTTTGATTGTTACATCGATAACATGCTTCACAAGTGGATCACCATCACCGAAGCCCTGGCCTTCTTCCACTGCTGCCTCAACCCCATCTTATATGCCTTCCTCGGGGCCAAATTCAAGACCTCTGCCCAAAACGCCCTTACGTCTGTCAGCAGAGGGTCCAGTCTAAAAATACTTTCCAAAAAGCGTGCTGGACTTTCATCCGTCTCGACAGAGTCAGAATCCTCCAGTTTCCATTCCAgttaa
- the CXCR4 gene encoding C-X-C chemokine receptor type 4 isoform X2: protein MDDNGTDPNNTEDMDFDLTGPCYAEENNDFIRIFLPTIYSFIFLLGIIGNGLVVLVMGYQKKSRTMTDKYRLHLSVADLLFVFTLPFWSVDAAIGWYFKEFLCKAVHVIYTVNLYSSVLILAFISLDRYLAIVHATNSQGSRKLLAEKIVYAGVWLPAILLTVPDLVFASVTDIDGSYVCDRIYPVDSQKDWKIGFRFLHITVGLVLPGLIILTCYCVIISKLSHSKGHQKRKALKTTVILILAFFACWLPYYICLTIDTFGLLELLKFDCYIDNMLHKWITITEALAFFHCCLNPILYAFLGAKFKTSAQNALTSVSRGSSLKILSKKRAGLSSVSTESESSSFHSS from the coding sequence ATGGATGACAATGGTACAGATCCAAATAACACCGAAGACATGGATTTTGATCTGACGGGACCATGCTATGCTGAAGAGAACAATGACTTTATACGAATCTTCCTTCCCACCATCTACTCCTTCATCTTCCTTCTTGGAATTATCGGTAATGGActggtggtgctggtcatgggCTATCAGAAGAAGTCCAGGACCATGACTGATAAGTACAGGTTGCATCTTTCTGTGGCTGACCTGCTGTTTGTGTTCACGCTTCCGTTCTGGTCTGTGGATGCCGCCATTGGTTGGTACTTTAAAGAATTCTTATGTAAGGCTGTCCACGTCATTTACACGGTCAACCTCTACAGCAGCGTCTTGATCTTGGCCTTCATCAGCTTGGATCGCTACTTGGCGATTGTCCATGCCACCAACAGCCAAGGATCTAGGAAGCTATTAGCAGAGAAGATTGTCTATGCTGGAGTGTGGCTTCCGGCTATTTTGTTGACTGTGCCCGACCTTGTGTTTGCCAGCGTGACAGACATCGATGGCAGCTATGTGTGTGACCGCATCTACCCAGTGGACAGCCAAAAAGACTGGAAAATTGGGTTCCGTTTCCTCCACATCACAGTGGGACTTGTCTTGCCCGGACTCATCATCTTGACTTGCTATTGCGTCATCATTTCCAAGTTGTCTCATTCAAAGGGCCATCAAAAACGCAAAGCCTTGAAGACCACGGTGATCCTCATCCTGGCGTTCTTCGCATGCTGGCTCCCGTATTATATCTGCCTTACCATTGACACCTTTGGTTTACTTGAACTCTTGAAGTTTGATTGTTACATCGATAACATGCTTCACAAGTGGATCACCATCACCGAAGCCCTGGCCTTCTTCCACTGCTGCCTCAACCCCATCTTATATGCCTTCCTCGGGGCCAAATTCAAGACCTCTGCCCAAAACGCCCTTACGTCTGTCAGCAGAGGGTCCAGTCTAAAAATACTTTCCAAAAAGCGTGCTGGACTTTCATCCGTCTCGACAGAGTCAGAATCCTCCAGTTTCCATTCCAgttaa